The following DNA comes from Methanothrix sp..
GGGTGGTGGTGGATGGAAATATCATAACCAGCCGCGCTCCGGGAACGGCGATGGAGTTCGCCTTGAAGCTGGTGGAGGTGTTCCTCGGTAAGAGTAAGATGGAGCAGATCAAGGCGGAGGTCCTGGCGATAAGCAAAGAGGATTGAGAAAGGCGTCATCTGATTAGGAGGGAAGGCAGCGCCCAGGTTCGCATTGCTGCACCCCCGGCCCGCAGATATCTCTCTCTCTTTTTCTTTTTTTAGAAGGCAGGCGAGGGAATCGCACTCGAAAGATGAAAACCAGATGGAGTCAATGAGCAGGTTTATATGGGCAGTGAAGGCGGATGTGCCTTGCAGCTGCCGCTCGCCACAAAACCCGCCAAGAATATCGAGTGGATTCCTTCCACTGGTTTCGATCTAACAATAACTATTTAAAGTAATAATGCGATACACACGCTTTGATAATGGGGAAAGTATGATTGCAAGCAACAAATATCCCATCTTTCCGAAAAAGGTGACTCGCTGGAGGTTAGCGGAGGATTTGGAGGCTTGCAGGTGGCTTTATAATCGGCTTCTCCAAGAGCTGAATGAAGCAAGAGATAGAGGAATCAAGCACAAGGTCCGCTATGCCCAGAACATGACTCCTTCTTTGAGGCTCATGGATCCAAAGCATCGCAGCATTCGTAATGCATCAGGGTCAAAATTCATATTCATGCCTCAGAACAAGGCTCAAAATTCTGATCGAAGATTGATAAAAGCAGATCCAAAAGATGCCATTCAAAGGTGCTCTGCTTGTGGAGGCATCGAAGAAAAAGATCTATCGGCACGATCACATGAGCGCCCTTATTGCGGACTCTTCTGTGATCGAGACTATAATGCCTCCATGAACTTGCTCACTGCAGGGATGGAGCAGCCCGCAGTGCTCATAGGACCAAAACTGCTAAGTCACTTATCGGTGATGCAGGTCTCGGGGATGAAGTGGAAAGCCGCGCCCTTCAGGACGTGGTAGTTCGCATATGAATTGATGTTCGCATATGAATTGATTTTATGATTTTATGTATTATCATTCTGGATAAGAATTGATCGAGGAGAGAAGAGCAATGAGCAGAAGGGGGATAATTCTAATGCTGCTGGCGATGGCCCTCGCCGGCAGCGGGCAATGTACAGCAATCGAGATTGCAGCCTCCCAGGATGTCTATGTCAGCCTGGGAACAGGAAATGAGACAGTACACCGCCAGAGCGATACTCTGCTCTGTGCCATCACTGTGCCGGATGCAAACAATACCACACTGAACAGCTATCCAGGGGTCCCAGTGATTCAATTCAACCTCTCAGGGATAAACATCACCGGTGATGATGTGGCCATTTTAGTGCTCAAAGCAGCCTCGGTTCGCCAGATGGATCGATCGAGCATCGTGGCTTTGGTGGCCATCGGCTCAGACTGGGATGAGCAGTCGGACCTCACCACCTTTCTGGTGAACATCCTGCCTGCCAGGAATCTGATAGCGAAAAACGATCTCACTCTAATCAGCACCAATAGCGATGGCGATAGCATCTACGCTTTTGACGTCTCTCAAAAGCTCATCCAGGCCAAGGGAAAAGGGGATAAGGTATCTTTCCTGCTGGAGGCCATCGGCAATAACACAACAGAGATCGACTTCCTCTCCCGGGAGAGCGGCCAGGGGCCCTATCTGATCATCCTGCCCTATCCCGGACAGCCCCTCTCCGAGCAGGCCGATCATGTAGTGCAGGCCGATCATGCAGCACAGGCCGATCGGGTGGATCCAATCCTGGCCTCTGAGGCGGCTGCAAAGCCTTCCGTTTAGATGTTGCAAATTGAGGCCCTTTCCAGGTGTCGATGGCCATCTGGATATTCAAATTTTTATTTTTAGTTTCATAATATTCTTTGATTAATCCCTCACAAGGCAGCTTCCAAAAAGCAAAAATAGCCATAGGCGCCAGATTACCTTGATGGACCTCTTCTCTCATGCATTGCTTCCCTATCTCCTGGGGCGCTTCCTGAGGCTCCGAAGGGAGCATCTGGCCGCCCTGGTACTGGGGGGAGTTGCACCCGATCTGGATGCCCTGATAGTCTGGATCAACCAGATCTATCCCACCTCCCATCTCCTGGTGCACCGGGGCTTCACCCATACCTTCTTCTTCGGCTTCTTCTTGGTAGCCATCCTGCTCTTTCTGGCCTCTCGTGATCCGGTCAAAGCCAGGACCAGGGGGCTGATCACAGAAGAGCTGCAGTTCTCGCCCTTGACCCTAGCCTATGCTTATGCTGGTCTCATCAGCCATCTCTTCCTGGACTTTCTCACCTCGGGAGGGGTTCCCCTCTTCTATCCACTGACTGCTGCCAGGTACTCAGCAGAGATCTTCAGCCCGATAGAGGTGGCAATAATGATCGCCGCCCTTCTGTTCATGGCAAAGCTCTTCCGTGACCGGCCAGAGATGAAGATCGATAAAAAGGTGTCCGCTGCCTTTCTCATAATTCTATTGCTCGTAAGCGGAATAAGACTGGAGGGCAAAGAGGCGGCCAATGGCTTTCATGATGAGAGCTTCGAGGTCTATCCGGACTCAAATCTCTTCCAGTGGACCATCCTGAAAAACGACAGTGATAACAACCGGTTCCTTATCTCCAAGTTCAACCTCTTCGCCGGACTGCTGCCGGATAACAGATCTTATCCTCAGCAGAACATCATCCCCCATAAGAAGGGATTCGAGAGCGCCCTCGATAGTGCTGAGAGCCTCCCCCAGGTCAAGCTCTTCCGGTGGAAATCCAGGGCAGTAGCCATCAATGCCTCGAAGAGTGAAGGGCATTGGATTATTGAGTACTACGATCCCGTGATCATGGCTCAGTATGGCAGCTGGGGCCCGCTGAATGCCGCCGCCAGAGGCTTTGGATCCATCCGGGTCAGGGCAGATGAGAATGGGGCAGAGGTCATCTGAAGAGGAGAGGCTCCATGCAGTCTTCCGTGGACGGGCTTATACCTATCCAGCACACTGACGCCTGCATACGAGTAACCTGATAATCCGCCTCATTCTGTGGCGGAAGAATTGATATACCCTGAAATCCTCTCTCATGCCACATCGTAGCATTAGCATACATCATCTGAGAGATAATCGAATTCATCAGGGTATGAAAATGAATTACTGGCAACCTAAATTGGAGCTAATGAAAAGAGATGAGCTGGAAGAGCTGCAACTCCGAAGACTCAAGAGCATCGCTGAGAAGGTCTACAGGCATGTTCCTTTTTATCACAACAGATTCAAAGAGGCTGGAGTGGACCCAGAGGACATAAAGAGCCTCAGCGATATAACAAAACTCCCCACCACTCGCAAGCAGAACCTCAGGGAGAACTATCCCTTTGGCCTCTTCGCCGTCCCCCTGGATGAGGTCGTACGGGTGCATGCCTCCTCTGGCACGACAGGAAAGCCCACTGTGGTTGGCTATACCGCTAAGGATATCGAAAACTGGTCGGACCTCATGGCCAGGGACTTTGTGATGGTCGGGGTCAGAAAGGGTGACATATTTCAGAATGCCGTAAACTACGGATTTTTCACCGGCGGGCTTGGAGTTCACTATGGCATCGAGCGCATGGGTGCCATGGCCGTCCCCTCTGGAGTGGGAAATACTGAACGGCAGTTGGAGATCATGATGGACTTTGGGGTGACAGTTCTGCACTGCACCCCTTCCTATGCCCTCTACCTGGCAGAGACCGTCAAGGCCAATGGGATAGCGGATAAGCTCAAGCTGAGGATCGGCTGCTTTGGAGCTGAACCATGGTCAGATGAGGCAAGACGGGATCTGGAGGAGGCCCTGAACATCAAGGCCTATGACTCCTACGGCCTCTCTGAGATGACCGGGCCTGGGGTGGCATTCGAGTGCCAGGAGCAGAACGGCCTGCATATCTGGGAGGATCATTTCTTGGTTGAGATCCTGGATGAGAATGATCAGCCCTGCGCCCCTGGAGAGCCCGGAGAGCTGGTGATAACCTCGCTGACCAAGGAGGCCATGCCCCTGATAAGGTACCATACAGGCGACGTTACCTATCTCATGGATGAGAGGTGCTCTTGCGGGCGCACCAGCAGAAAGCTGCATCGATTCCTGGGCAGGGCAGATGATATGCTGATCGTGCGGGGAATCAACGTCTTCCCCAGCCAGATAGAGGATGTGCTGATGAGCATTCCAGAGATCGGCAACTACTTCCAGGTGGTCGTGGACAGAAAGAAGCACGGTCTGGATGAGATCAGCATTCAGGTGGAATTGAAGGATGAGGCCTTCACCGGCGAGCTGGCTGACCTTGCCCGGATCCAGAGGATCACCGAGGATAAGCTGAAATCGGTCTTGAATGTGCGCAGCAAGATAGAGCTGGTGGAGAAGGGGTCAATCCCCAGAACAGCAGGGAAATCGAGGAAGGTTGTAGACCTGAGAGATGTCTATGCCAAGGATGAGAGATCGATGAAGAGGGGATGAAGAGGGGATCAGGATATAAGCTATAACCCCTTCTTCTTGCCCTCCCCTTCAATTTATTTATTAGTTCAAATTTATCTCATAGAAGGGAAAGGTTATATAGTCTATAATGCTTAATAATTACATACATTGCCTATCATATCAGTGATGTAATTGGCATGGCTGGATCCTCGGTTTCGGCATCTGGCTGCGGGAGAAGGAAGAGATGATTGAGCTTGTAAAGAAGGGGAAATATGATCCGAAGGCCGCCCAAAGAGTGTATTTTGAGCATACCTGCGGCGCTGAAGATCAAAGAGACTGCATCATGATGAAGCATATCATCATGGCTGAGCTTCGCAAGTCGAATGTGCCCCTTTGGGTCTCAGAGGAGTTGGAGAAGAAATTCGAGTGCCTGGGCTGCTGGAATGCTCTGAGGAGAAGGGCTGGAAGAAATTGAGCCTCTTTTAGCTGCACAAAAAAAAGAACCCAGCTCACCCCCAGAACCTCTTTGTCCGAGCATACTCCTTCTCCGCTTTGAGAATATCCCTGTAGAACTCGATCTCATCTTTCTGCAGCTTTCCCACCACCCTTGCCGCCGTCTCAGGCCCCAGACCACGGCTGGCCAGGGCAATGGCAGCAGTCTTTCCATAGCTCAAGACCAGGTTTGCATTGCGAAAGACCCTCTTGGTCCTGCGCTTCTCCTCTGAGGTCTTCTTTTCCAGCTTTCGGACCACTTTGATCTCCTCCTCCTCCCAGGGCTTGAGGGCAGCCACCATCCTGGAGCCGCAGAGAGGGCACTCCGGCCGGTCAGGCACCCTCTCCACCTGGCGCATGGACTTCCACTTCTTGCAGTTCACGCAAAATAGCAACACCCGGTCGCTCATAATCCTGTTCTTGAGGAGCTTGATCACTGCTGCATCTGCATTCTCCGGCGAGGTGACATCCCTTCCACCCCCCCGGCCGCTGGTGCCTATGGGCGAGAGGCTGCTGGTGGCGATGGCGATTGTGCCCTCCCGGATTCTCTTCAGAACCATCCTGGTCCGCTCAATATCCAGGCGATCGTGATAGATCTCCCGCAATGCCTCTCGATACATGGGAGTGCCCTCAAACACTGTCAGCAACCTGGCCATGCTCACCCTCTGATAGTCCACATCCCTGGATAGTGCTCCGAACTTGCGGGCCACATGGACCATCTTCCAGCGAAGGAGGGTGGTATTCTTGAGGGTCATCTCCAAGATGGGCTCCACATACTCTGGTTCAAGATCCTCTATCAGCTTCTCGATCTCCTCCGCCAGCATCGCTTTGGGAACAGTCAGCTCTATTCTGTAGGGATCGATCTGCAGCTCCACACTGCTCCCAAACCGGGCGGACAGGATTGAGGTGATAATTCTGCCCAGAGTATCATTCGTCTTGTGACCGAAGCAGCAGTTGATGACCGCTCCATCCCCTCCACTCTCCACCACCACCAGTGACTCATCTGGGACAGGATGATGCTTCTCCCTCTGCCTCATTATGAGATCGACAAGCTCTCCTGCCGCCTCTCTGTCCACTGGATAGCAGCTCTGCAGCCCCTCCTCTGCATCTGCTCCTCCCCTGCCCGACTCCAGGATCTCACTGATCTCTCTTCTGATCCGTCCCACCTCACAGGCCACCTCAAAGGGGACGGGGATCTCCTCCCCTGACCAGCTGGGGATCTCTCCGCTGCGCTGAATGGGGACCACCTTGATCTCCTCATCGGCGATCTCGGTTATCTCCCAGATCTCTCCCTTGGTAACGAAAGTGGCCCCCGGCTGAGCGAAACCGACCACAAAGGCCTCGTCCAGAGTGCCCACTGATCTGCGCCCCACTATATCGTAGACATTATACCTCTTCTCATCCGGGATCATAGAGAGGTTCTCGAAATAGTACTCCCGTGCCTTGCGCGTCCTCTGCAGGATGCTGCCGTCACGCCTGACCAGTCTGTGCTCCTCCATCTGGGAGACCACCCCCTCCAGCTCCTCTGCTCTCAGCTTCCGGAAGGGATAGGCTCTGGCGACTATCTGATGGACCTTCTCCTGGCTTATGTCGCCAGAATCGATCTCCAGCCCCACAATTTGATTGGCCAGAACGTCAGCCGGCCTCTCATGGATCTTTATCTCCTCCAGCTCTTGGGCGGCCGCCCTTCTGGCGATGGCACAGGCCTCAGCCACATCATCGGCACAGGTGGCGATTATGCTTCCTGAGGAGACAAGGCCTATCTTATGACCGGCCCGGCCCACCCTCTGCAGCAGCCGGGATACCTCCCGGGGAGAGCTGTACTGGATGACATGATCCACGTCCCCAATATCGATTCCAAGCTCCATAGAGGAGGTGCAGATGAGCCCTTCCAGCTTCCCGTCCTTGAAGGCCTCCTCAGCCTCCACCCTGGCTTCCATTGAAAGGCTGCCATGATGAACGCCAATGGGCTCTCCAAGCTGTCTGAACCTCGAGCCTAAGACCTCAGCCGCCTGTCTGGTGTTGACGAAGATGAGGCATTTCTTATCCCTTACCATATCCCTGATCCAGCGGATCTGAGCCGCCAGACGGGGCTCACACTCCAGGGTGCTGGCCAGGGAGAAATCCCCTCCCCTGGGCTGGGGGCTGACCACCTGATAGTCGCTTGCCCGTTCCACATCGGCAGAGATGATCTTATAGCTCCTGCTGGTTCCCACGAGAAGGCGGGCCACAGCCTCCGGGGATCCGACAGTAGCAGAGAGACCTATGCGCTGAAAATCTCCCGCCAGCTCCCCCAGCCTTTCCAGGAGGACGGAGAGCTGAGAGCCGCGTTTTGAGGAGGCCAGCTCATGGACCTCGTCTACAACTACCGTTTTGACAGTGGAAAGGTTCTGGCGCAGCCTCTTTCCGGTGAGCATGACCTGCAGAGTCTCAGGGGTGGTGATCAAGAGCTCTGGCGGCCTCAGTGATTGCTTCCTCCTGTCGCTCTGGCTGGTATCGCCATGGCGAACAGCAACTGAGATCCCAAGCCTCTCCCCCCAGTCATCAAAGCGGCGAAGCATATCCCTGTTAAGGGCGCGCAGAGGGGTGATATAGACTGCTTTGGTTCCTTTTATCCTGGAATCCGCCTCTATGCTTGCTTTTCTCTCCTTCCGGCCGTCTCTTGAAGCATTTTGGGTTTGGGGAGCAGTGATGCTCCCCTCCTCATTGGAGAGGATCTGGTGAAAGATGGGCAGGCTTGCTGCCTCTGTCTTGCCTGTGCCGGTGGGAGCGATGAGAAGAACATTCTCTCCTGCTAGAATGGCTGGTATTGCCTTCTCCTGGGGGGGCGTTGGCTCAAGGATATCCTGCTCCTGCAATATCTCCTTTATCCGATGATGAAGCCGATCGAATGCGCTCACAATCCATATCTAAAGGAGATGGATATGAAAACCTTGCGGCGAGCGCAGAAAAAAAGTTGTTCTGTGCATCCTGTTCAAACTCGGCATATCCAGCTGACAGGAGGCGTTCATGGCTATCCTGCTCGAAATAGGCCACAATCTCTTCCAGGCGGATCGAGAGAGAATATTCCTTTATGTGCCAATCCTTTCCTTTTCTCTCTGTCTCACGAATCTGGATCCAGCCATTCTGCCAGAAGGGATACAGTAAATCAATTCCATTATTATTGGTTCGATTGGATTTGATGTTAGAGCTATTGTTGAGCCCGATATCAGACCCGTTATTGAGCCTGATATCAGATCCGTTATTGAGCCCGATGTCAGATCCGATATTGAGCCCGATATCAGATCCGTTATTGAGCCCGATATCAGATCCGTTATTGAGCCCGATATCAGATCCGATATTGAGCCCAATATTCGACCCGATATTGGGCTCGATATGCAGCCACTCATATCCATTATTTTTTATCTCCGCCAGACTGTCAATCATCCGTACCATATTCTTAAGTTCACCAATTTTTTGTAAGCATTCAATGAACTCCATGAATCTACTATCCAGTACTTTTGCTCTCCCTCTCATTTTTCGATCCCCTTTTATTGCTGATCTGTCCAGACCTCTATAAATAATTTTTTAAAATGTATGGGGGGGAAGCCAGCACTGCCATCTTCATCTTGTTCAGCTCCTATATCCTGTGCAGACCTGCGGGCTTCGTTCAGGTCCTGTATCCTATGCTGACCCGCCCGGCGCTGCTCATCTCCAGAACGCTGCTTTTATTCGCGCTGTCCTGGCCTCCGGCTGCCTCCCGGGCCCCACTCATAATCTCTTTGTATCTCAACATATTCCCAACTGAGCCCTGGGGGATGGGATCCTTCCACCAGGCAGAGGAGTCGAACTCATTGCTGTTATCTTCAGCAAGATAGGCATGACCTTCATCCACCAGTCTCCTGTTCACCGGTGGCCATATTGGGCGGTACCGGGAATCCATGAGGTAGATGACGCAGACCAACTGGCCCCATTCATTGCGCCCCTCGTTGCTGCTGTCATCGATATCGATATAAACGGTCTGGTTCTTCAGCAACAACTCAGCAGCCTTTTGGGCTGCCTTTCCCTCCGCAGTCACTGTTGAGGGGGCGAGGATGTCTGCCAGCCTGATGCTGTCCACGCCTCTAGTCCTGGGATCACTGATCTGCATCTCAATTCCCAACGAGTCAGCGCTGATCACGCTCACTACTCGCCCCACTGCCTCATCGGGAACGGCCTGTGCACCGGGATTGAGCCCCCCTAAGATCACCAGTATCATGATCGAAAGCATTATCGATCTCATACTCATTGCTGCCTCGAAAGGATTTCAGATCGTGTTTTAATTGTAGTGAGAATGATCTGCATCTCTCTATAAGATTATTGCCATCCTCTGATCGATCTGTTGGCATACAACCCCCTCGATAAGATATAAAAAGGCAGATCAGCTCTAAAGATCCCAGCTTTGTGCTCTTCCTGGCCAGCCACAGGATAGAGGACAGAAGGCATATTGGGATTTCTCCGATGCTGTTATCACTCCTTCATCCTCAGCCCTCTTAGCATACGACTCGAACCATCACAGGTATAAAGGAGAAATCCTCTTCCCCACAGCATAAGACGATATAAGGGAAAGGATGATTCAGGAGCAATAAAATCCAGGAGTAATAAGATGACAATCAAGGTAAGCATAGCGACATTTAACCTCATGAGCCTGGATGACCGC
Coding sequences within:
- a CDS encoding zinc ribbon domain-containing protein, with the translated sequence MPQNKAQNSDRRLIKADPKDAIQRCSACGGIEEKDLSARSHERPYCGLFCDRDYNASMNLLTAGMEQPAVLIGPKLLSHLSVMQVSGMKWKAAPFRTW
- a CDS encoding DNRLRE domain-containing protein is translated as MSRRGIILMLLAMALAGSGQCTAIEIAASQDVYVSLGTGNETVHRQSDTLLCAITVPDANNTTLNSYPGVPVIQFNLSGINITGDDVAILVLKAASVRQMDRSSIVALVAIGSDWDEQSDLTTFLVNILPARNLIAKNDLTLISTNSDGDSIYAFDVSQKLIQAKGKGDKVSFLLEAIGNNTTEIDFLSRESGQGPYLIILPYPGQPLSEQADHVVQADHAAQADRVDPILASEAAAKPSV
- a CDS encoding metal-dependent hydrolase; translated protein: MDLFSHALLPYLLGRFLRLRREHLAALVLGGVAPDLDALIVWINQIYPTSHLLVHRGFTHTFFFGFFLVAILLFLASRDPVKARTRGLITEELQFSPLTLAYAYAGLISHLFLDFLTSGGVPLFYPLTAARYSAEIFSPIEVAIMIAALLFMAKLFRDRPEMKIDKKVSAAFLIILLLVSGIRLEGKEAANGFHDESFEVYPDSNLFQWTILKNDSDNNRFLISKFNLFAGLLPDNRSYPQQNIIPHKKGFESALDSAESLPQVKLFRWKSRAVAINASKSEGHWIIEYYDPVIMAQYGSWGPLNAAARGFGSIRVRADENGAEVI
- a CDS encoding phenylacetate--CoA ligase family protein, whose amino-acid sequence is MNYWQPKLELMKRDELEELQLRRLKSIAEKVYRHVPFYHNRFKEAGVDPEDIKSLSDITKLPTTRKQNLRENYPFGLFAVPLDEVVRVHASSGTTGKPTVVGYTAKDIENWSDLMARDFVMVGVRKGDIFQNAVNYGFFTGGLGVHYGIERMGAMAVPSGVGNTERQLEIMMDFGVTVLHCTPSYALYLAETVKANGIADKLKLRIGCFGAEPWSDEARRDLEEALNIKAYDSYGLSEMTGPGVAFECQEQNGLHIWEDHFLVEILDENDQPCAPGEPGELVITSLTKEAMPLIRYHTGDVTYLMDERCSCGRTSRKLHRFLGRADDMLIVRGINVFPSQIEDVLMSIPEIGNYFQVVVDRKKHGLDEISIQVELKDEAFTGELADLARIQRITEDKLKSVLNVRSKIELVEKGSIPRTAGKSRKVVDLRDVYAKDERSMKRG
- a CDS encoding DEAD/DEAH box helicase, encoding MSAFDRLHHRIKEILQEQDILEPTPPQEKAIPAILAGENVLLIAPTGTGKTEAASLPIFHQILSNEEGSITAPQTQNASRDGRKERKASIEADSRIKGTKAVYITPLRALNRDMLRRFDDWGERLGISVAVRHGDTSQSDRRKQSLRPPELLITTPETLQVMLTGKRLRQNLSTVKTVVVDEVHELASSKRGSQLSVLLERLGELAGDFQRIGLSATVGSPEAVARLLVGTSRSYKIISADVERASDYQVVSPQPRGGDFSLASTLECEPRLAAQIRWIRDMVRDKKCLIFVNTRQAAEVLGSRFRQLGEPIGVHHGSLSMEARVEAEEAFKDGKLEGLICTSSMELGIDIGDVDHVIQYSSPREVSRLLQRVGRAGHKIGLVSSGSIIATCADDVAEACAIARRAAAQELEEIKIHERPADVLANQIVGLEIDSGDISQEKVHQIVARAYPFRKLRAEELEGVVSQMEEHRLVRRDGSILQRTRKAREYYFENLSMIPDEKRYNVYDIVGRRSVGTLDEAFVVGFAQPGATFVTKGEIWEITEIADEEIKVVPIQRSGEIPSWSGEEIPVPFEVACEVGRIRREISEILESGRGGADAEEGLQSCYPVDREAAGELVDLIMRQREKHHPVPDESLVVVESGGDGAVINCCFGHKTNDTLGRIITSILSARFGSSVELQIDPYRIELTVPKAMLAEEIEKLIEDLEPEYVEPILEMTLKNTTLLRWKMVHVARKFGALSRDVDYQRVSMARLLTVFEGTPMYREALREIYHDRLDIERTRMVLKRIREGTIAIATSSLSPIGTSGRGGGRDVTSPENADAAVIKLLKNRIMSDRVLLFCVNCKKWKSMRQVERVPDRPECPLCGSRMVAALKPWEEEEIKVVRKLEKKTSEEKRRTKRVFRNANLVLSYGKTAAIALASRGLGPETAARVVGKLQKDEIEFYRDILKAEKEYARTKRFWG
- a CDS encoding thermonuclease family protein, which gives rise to MRSIMLSIMILVILGGLNPGAQAVPDEAVGRVVSVISADSLGIEMQISDPRTRGVDSIRLADILAPSTVTAEGKAAQKAAELLLKNQTVYIDIDDSSNEGRNEWGQLVCVIYLMDSRYRPIWPPVNRRLVDEGHAYLAEDNSNEFDSSAWWKDPIPQGSVGNMLRYKEIMSGAREAAGGQDSANKSSVLEMSSAGRVSIGYRT